In Limanda limanda chromosome 23, fLimLim1.1, whole genome shotgun sequence, a genomic segment contains:
- the LOC132996841 gene encoding peripheral plasma membrane protein CASK isoform X1, whose translation MDFLHSVFEDQHLHTLLDLYDKINTRSSPQIRNPPSDGVQRAKEVLETISCYTDNMEAKELRRILTQPHFMALLQTHDVVAHEVYSDDALRVTPPPTSPYLNGDSPDSTNGDMDLENVTRVRLVQFQKNTDEPMGITLKMNELNHCIVARIMHGGMIHRQGTLHVGDEIREINGISVANQTVEQLQKMLKEMRGSITFKIVPSYRSQSMSCESLYFPLQKESPDLSQQSPPNGHASVTSSILDLPSTIQPKGRQIYVRAQFEYDPTKDDLIPCREAGIRFQVGDIIQIISKDDHNWWQGKLENTKNATAGLIPSPELQEWRVACIAMEKTKQEQQASCTWFGKKKKQYKDKYLAKHNAVFDQLDLVTYEEVVKLPSFKRKTLVLLGAHGVGRRHIKNTLITKHPDLFAYPIPHTTRPPKKDEENGKNYFFVTHEQMMQDISNNDYLEYGSHEDAMYGTRLETIRQIHVQGMISILDVEPQALKILRTAEFAPYVVFIAAPTITPGMTEDDSLERLQKESEMLQHTYAHYFDQTIINNEIDDTIRHLEEAVDLVSTTSQWVPVSWVY comes from the exons ATGGACTTCCTGCACAGTGTCTTTGAGGATCAGCACCTCCACACCCTGCTGGAC CTTTATGACAAAATCAACACCAGGTCGTCTCCTCAGATCAGGAACCCTCCGAGTGACGGAGTGCAGAGAGCTAAAGAG GTACTGGAAACCATCTCCTGCTACACAGACAACATGGAGGCCAAGGAGCTCAGGAGGATCCTCACGCAGCCACACTTTATG GCTCTGCTGCAGACCCACGATGTCGTTGCCCACGAGGTCTACAGCGACGATGCGCTGAGGGTGACTCCCCCGCCCACTTCTCCATACTTGAACGGAGACTCCCCGGACAGCACCAACGGAGACATGGACCTGGAGAACGTCACCAGGGTTCGCCTGGTGCAGTTTCAGAAGAACACTGATGAGCCCATG GGCATCACTCTGAAAATGAACGAACTCAACCACTGCATCGTGGCCCGCATCATGCACGGTGGAATGATTCATCGACAGG GGACTCTGCATGTTGGAGATGAGATCCGGGAAATTAATGGCATCAGCGTTGCCAATCAGACGGTAGAACAGCTCCAAAAGATGCTG AAAGAGATGAGGGGAAGCATTACCTTCAAGATTGTGCCCAGTTACAGGTCCCAGTCCATGTCCTGTGAG tccttgtATTTTCCGTTGCAGAAAGAGTCGCCCGATTTGTCTCAACAGTCGCCTCCTAATGGTCATGCTAGTGTCACCAGCTCCATCCTG GATCTGCCATCGACGATTCAGCCCAAAGGCCGTCAG ATCTACGTACGCGCTCAGTTTGAATACGACCCGACGAAAGATGACCTCATTCCGTGCAGGGAGGCGGGCATTCGCTTCCAGGTGGGCGACATCATTCAGATCATCTCCAAGGATGACCACAACTGGTGGCAGGGAAAGCTGGAGAACACCAAGAACGCCACTGCTGGGCTCATCCCCTCGCCCGAGCTGCAGGAGTG GCGTGTGGCTTGCATAGCCATGGAGAAGACCAAACAGGAACAGCAGGCCAGCTGTACCTGGTttggcaaaaagaaaaaacagtacAAGGACAAGTATCTGGCAAAGCACAATGCAG TGTTTGACCAACTAGACCTGGTGACTTATGAGGAAGTAGTGAAACTGCCATCGTTCAAGAGGAAAACACTGGTGTTGCTCG GTGCACACGGCGTTGGAAGGAGGCACATCAAGAACACACTCATCACCAAACATCCGGACTTGTTCGCCTACCCCATCCCCC ACACGACTCGACCTCCGAAGAAGGACGAGGAGAATGGGAAGAACTACTTCTTTGTGACTCACGAGCAGATGATGCAGGACATCAGCAACAACGACTACCTGGAGTACGGAAGCCACGAGGACGCCATGTACGGCACCAGGCTGGAGACCATCCGGCAGATCCACGTGCAGGGCATGATCTCCATCCTGGACGTTGAACCACAG gCACTAAAGATCCTCAGGACCGCAGAGTTTGCTCCTTACGTGGTCTTCATCGCAGCTCCCACCATCACCCCAGGCATGACCGAG GACGACTCCTTGGAGCGGCTCCAGAAGGAGTCGGAGATGCTGCAGCACACCTACGCTCACTACTTTGACCAGACCATCATCAACAATGAGATCGACGACACCATCCGCCATCTGGAGGAGGCCGTGGACCTGGTGTCCACCACCTCCCAGTGGGTGCCTGTCTCCTGGGTGTACTGA